One window from the genome of Nicotiana tomentosiformis chromosome 5, ASM39032v3, whole genome shotgun sequence encodes:
- the LOC104107545 gene encoding probable pectate lyase 13 → MLSAICILLFCFLISFFPLITTSLNLTLPYQHPYPEAVVQELQRRVNESISRRQLLDTTINAQCQTGNPIDDCWRCDPNWASNRQRLADCAIGFGQGAIGGRNGKIYIVTDSSDRDTANPTPGTLRHAVIQDEPLWIIFSADMFIKLKHELIVNSYKTIDGRGTKVHITGNGCITLQYISNVIIHNVHIYNCRPSGNTNIRSTPTHVGHRGRSDGDGISIFGSRNIWIDHCALSHCTDGLIDAIMGSTAITISNNYFTHHDEVMLLGHDDRYLPDSGMQVTIAFNHFGVGLVQRMPRCRRGYIHVVNNDFTEWQMYAIGGSANPTINSQGNRYMAPVDPNAKEVTKRVETDEGEWSDWNWRSDGDVMVNGAFFVPSGEGLSNQYAKASSVEPKSAVLIDQLTLNAGVFGAPRDNSISISYGGGTTTGASGSGGVGSTGGSDSDFFGMIFGSGAAEKLSPSTITTILLSHLIILVLYITTNHGGQLSLQLLHLL, encoded by the exons ATGCTTTCTGCTATTTGTATTCTCTTATTCTGTTTCTTAATCTCATTTTTCCCACTAATTACAACTTCCCTTAATCTCACCCTCCCCTATCAACACCCTTACCCTGAAGCTGTGGTTCAAGAATTACAAAG GAGGGTGAATGAGTCCATATCAAGAAGACAACTGTTAGACACAACCATAAATGCACAATGTCAAACAGGGAACCCAATAGACGATTGCTGGCGCTGCGACCCAAACTGGGCCAGCAATCGTCAACGTTTAGCAGATTGCGCCATAGGCTTCGGTCAAGGCgcaatcggaggaagaaatggcAAGATTTATATTGTTACTGATTCCTCCGACAGAGACACTGCCAACCCAACGCCGGGGACTCTCCGGCACGCGGTAATCCAAGACGAACCTCTCTGGATAATTTTCTCGGCCGACATGTTCATAAAATTAAAACATGAACTTATCGTAAATAGTTACAAAACAATCGACGGTCGTGGTACAAAAGTACACATTACTGGCAATGGATGTATAACGTTACAGTATATTAGTAATGTTATTATACACAATGTGCATATTTACAATTGTCGCCCTTCGGGAAATACTAATATACGTTCGACCCCGACTCATGTTGGGCATAGAGGTAGATCGGACGGTGATGGAATTTCTATATTTGGTTCGCGGAATATTTGGATTGATCATTGTGCATTGTCGCATTGTACCGATGGCTTAATTGATGCTATCATGGGGTCCACTGCGATTACTATATCTAACAACTATTTCACTCACCATGATGAAGTTATGCTCTTGGGACATGATGATAGATATTTGCCCGACTCCGGAATGCAG GTGACAATAGCGTTCAATCATTTTGGAGTAGGATTAGTACAAAGAATGCCAAGGTGTAGAAGAGGGTATATCCATGTAGTGAACAATGATTTTACAGAATGGCAAATGTATGCAATTGGAGGAAGTGCTAATCCTACTATTAATAGTCAGGGCAATCGCTATATGGCGCCAGTTGATCCAAATGCAAAGGAG GTGACAAAGCGCGTGGAAACAGACGAGGGGGAGTGGAGTGACTGGAACTGGAGAAGTGACGGGGACGTAATGGTAAATGGAGCATTTTTCGTGCCATCAGGTGAAGGGCTGAGCAACCAATACGCGAAGGCCTCGAGCGTGGAGCCCAAATCCGCTGTTCTTATTGATCAACTCACCCTCAACGCCGGTGTTTTTGGTGCCCCGAG GGATAATAGTATTAGCATATCATACGGAGGAGGGACCACCACCGGAGCTAGCGGGAGCGGCGGTGTCGGGTCCACCGGCGGCAGCGATAGTGATTTCTTTGGAATGATATTTGGGAGCGGCGCAGCAGAAAAATTATCACCATCTACAATCACTACTATTCTATTGTCTCatttaattattttagttttgtaCATTACCACCAACCATGGTGGGCAATTATCATTACAATTATTACACTTACTATAG